In Leptospira limi, a single genomic region encodes these proteins:
- a CDS encoding NADPH-dependent 2,4-dienoyl-CoA reductase yields the protein MNTAFTPIQLGNVTVPNRFLMGSMHLGVEGETGVAHRMATFYGKRFDGGVGMIVTGGISVNEEGKGSKSFFQFLDPLHANELKLLNEALKGKGVMCAQLFHAGRYAFDRNCVAPSAIRAPINRYVPRALTEDECWRTIEDFGRSAKIAHEVGFGAVEIMGSEGYLLNQFFSPVTNHRDDYFGGDAKRRMNFSIEVLRVVKKNLPEGFPIIFRMSGIDLIPGNPSFEEVIGLSNALRDEKVTALNIGIGWHESRIPTISQLVPRGAWVPIARRIKEQTPGVPIIASNRVNDASTIEQVFSEQSVDMISMARPFLADPSIVQKLSNGNSARINTCVACNQACLDHAFQEKHVSCIVNPVAMNEDKYNFKKTTNPKNVLVIGTGPAGLEAARVAKELGHDVTIFEKRDQIGGQFQLASHIPGKSEFNETIRYFKNELNAIGVKIHLNTEATIENIKAKNSDVVIFASGVIPREFHLKGLDLLPHGSYADYLTGKFVPGKAVAVIGGGGIGVDVAHRLTEENDPTIESYNQKYNINSFTNAVIQTAKAKRKVGVFRRNGKHGAGLGPTTFWALKQELESEGVEFFQGLTYKEVTKEGLVVVFKNGEEFLYPCDSIILCVGQEKEDSLYEQYVKQSQNQKIILIGGAKDAKNIDAKRAFFEGLEAAYNI from the coding sequence ATGAATACAGCCTTTACACCGATCCAACTAGGAAATGTGACAGTACCCAATCGATTTTTAATGGGTTCTATGCACTTAGGCGTGGAAGGAGAGACTGGAGTTGCTCATAGAATGGCTACCTTTTATGGCAAACGTTTTGATGGTGGAGTCGGAATGATTGTCACTGGCGGAATTAGTGTCAATGAAGAAGGGAAGGGATCAAAATCATTTTTTCAATTTTTAGACCCACTCCATGCAAATGAACTCAAACTACTCAACGAAGCCCTAAAAGGAAAAGGGGTAATGTGTGCGCAGTTATTTCATGCTGGTCGATATGCATTTGACCGAAACTGTGTTGCTCCATCTGCCATAAGAGCACCAATTAATCGTTATGTGCCAAGAGCGTTAACAGAAGACGAATGTTGGAGAACCATCGAAGATTTTGGACGTTCCGCAAAAATCGCTCATGAAGTAGGGTTTGGTGCTGTGGAAATTATGGGGAGTGAAGGTTATTTATTAAATCAATTTTTTTCACCAGTGACAAATCACCGTGATGATTATTTTGGTGGTGATGCCAAACGCCGAATGAACTTTTCGATCGAAGTATTACGTGTCGTTAAAAAAAATCTTCCCGAAGGATTCCCGATTATTTTCCGAATGTCAGGCATAGATCTGATACCAGGGAATCCTAGTTTCGAAGAAGTGATCGGATTATCAAATGCCCTACGTGATGAAAAAGTTACCGCTCTGAATATTGGAATTGGATGGCATGAGTCTAGAATCCCTACCATTAGCCAACTTGTACCAAGAGGAGCTTGGGTTCCCATCGCACGTCGTATCAAAGAACAAACTCCAGGTGTGCCGATCATTGCTTCCAATCGTGTAAATGATGCATCCACAATTGAACAAGTATTTTCCGAACAAAGTGTGGATATGATTTCAATGGCAAGACCGTTTTTAGCTGATCCATCTATTGTTCAAAAATTATCAAATGGAAACTCTGCACGAATTAATACTTGTGTTGCTTGTAATCAAGCATGCCTCGACCATGCATTCCAAGAAAAACATGTTTCTTGTATTGTAAATCCTGTGGCAATGAATGAAGATAAGTATAACTTCAAAAAAACAACTAACCCAAAAAACGTTTTAGTGATTGGAACAGGACCTGCTGGATTGGAAGCCGCAAGAGTGGCAAAAGAATTAGGGCATGATGTTACCATCTTTGAAAAAAGAGACCAAATTGGAGGTCAGTTCCAATTGGCATCACATATTCCAGGAAAATCAGAGTTTAATGAAACCATTCGTTATTTCAAAAATGAACTGAATGCGATTGGAGTCAAAATTCATTTAAACACCGAAGCAACAATCGAAAACATCAAAGCAAAAAACTCGGATGTAGTTATCTTTGCAAGTGGAGTAATCCCACGTGAATTTCATTTAAAAGGATTAGATTTATTACCTCATGGAAGTTATGCAGATTACTTAACAGGTAAATTTGTTCCTGGAAAAGCGGTTGCAGTGATTGGTGGTGGTGGAATTGGAGTAGACGTTGCTCATCGTTTAACAGAAGAAAATGATCCGACAATTGAATCATACAATCAAAAATACAATATAAATTCATTTACAAATGCTGTGATCCAAACTGCAAAAGCAAAACGAAAGGTAGGAGTTTTTCGTAGGAATGGAAAACATGGCGCAGGATTAGGCCCAACCACATTCTGGGCATTAAAACAAGAGTTAGAATCAGAAGGGGTTGAGTTTTTCCAAGGTTTAACATATAAGGAAGTCACAAAAGAGGGACTTGTTGTTGTATTTAAAAATGGAGAAGAGTTTTTATATCCTTGTGATTCGATCATCTTATGTGTTGGTCAGGAAAAAGAAGATTCATTGTATGAACAATACGTAAAACAATCTCAAAACCAAAAAATCATTTTAATCGGTGGAGCAAAGGATGCTAAGAACATCGATGCAAAACGAGCATTTTTCGAAGGACTAGAAGCAGCTTATAACATTTAA
- a CDS encoding TetR/AcrR family transcriptional regulator, translating into MVAKKRKAKAKTITRVGRPNKMNSVNVREALIQAGVALLETTSLEEISLRKVAAKAGVSHVASYHHFENKHALFSAIAEIGFQKYFESYQKELEKTEQDFKGRYRALGWTYFQFIMNNRQFARIMFGGMGVESNLNPTLSSVSRRTYRQLHEIIRMGQNLGHLEKGQTREKTLASWAMIHGIAMLFLEGRLQMKNDLNEMEKFIQTVTEYAYNGMKT; encoded by the coding sequence ATGGTAGCAAAAAAACGAAAAGCGAAAGCTAAAACCATCACAAGGGTTGGCCGCCCCAACAAAATGAACAGCGTTAATGTTCGTGAGGCACTGATCCAAGCGGGTGTTGCATTATTAGAAACTACTTCTCTGGAAGAAATTTCCTTACGAAAGGTTGCTGCAAAGGCAGGTGTCAGCCATGTAGCAAGTTACCATCATTTCGAAAACAAACATGCGTTATTTTCTGCAATTGCAGAGATTGGTTTTCAAAAATACTTTGAATCCTATCAAAAGGAATTAGAAAAAACAGAACAAGACTTCAAAGGTCGTTACCGAGCACTTGGTTGGACTTATTTTCAATTCATCATGAATAATCGTCAATTCGCAAGGATTATGTTTGGTGGTATGGGAGTTGAATCTAACCTCAATCCCACTTTGTCTTCTGTCTCAAGAAGAACCTATCGCCAATTACACGAAATCATCAGAATGGGACAAAACCTAGGTCATTTAGAAAAGGGACAAACAAGAGAAAAAACCTTAGCTTCCTGGGCAATGATCCACGGAATTGCTATGTTGTTCTTGGAAGGTCGATTACAAATGAAAAATGATCTAAACGAGATGGAAAAGTTTATCCAAACTGTTACTGAATATGCATATAATGGAATGAAAACTTAA
- a CDS encoding TetR/AcrR family transcriptional regulator: MDKLVDASLSPDLASRPFKFTSKQGRNRRAQLLSIAFELLKEKKPEEISFADICKKAKIPRPSAYHFFPNVEAIFHGIRLLHSEGMVEKLTALKKETFKTWKEYIERSIDVAIEVTNSEIAFPRLIYGYRMSNPDMRLVGQELDVKLANLTKQGLIDRFLLPNLDNLDQIFGVAISIPDSLLKLSYRTYGDFTPWMVAEAKKATISYLLNYFPEVCEPRK, translated from the coding sequence ATGGATAAATTGGTAGACGCGTCCCTCTCTCCTGACCTTGCTTCAAGGCCGTTTAAATTCACAAGTAAACAAGGAAGAAATCGACGTGCCCAATTGTTATCTATTGCTTTTGAACTCTTAAAAGAAAAAAAACCAGAAGAGATTAGTTTTGCGGATATCTGCAAAAAAGCCAAAATTCCGAGGCCTTCCGCTTACCATTTTTTCCCGAATGTTGAGGCAATTTTCCATGGAATCCGATTGTTACATTCAGAAGGTATGGTTGAAAAACTCACTGCCTTAAAAAAGGAAACTTTCAAAACATGGAAAGAATACATTGAAAGATCCATTGATGTTGCCATCGAAGTAACAAATTCTGAGATCGCCTTCCCTCGGTTAATCTATGGGTATAGAATGAGTAATCCTGATATGAGATTAGTTGGTCAAGAGTTAGATGTAAAATTGGCAAATCTCACCAAACAAGGTTTAATTGATCGATTCCTTTTACCAAATTTAGATAACTTAGACCAAATATTTGGTGTCGCTATTTCGATTCCTGATTCTTTGTTAAAACTCTCTTATCGCACCTACGGAGACTTTACTCCATGGATGGTGGCAGAAGCAAAAAAAGCCACAATATCCTACTTATTAAACTATTTTCCTGAAGTTTGTGAACCAAGAAAATAA
- a CDS encoding neutral/alkaline ceramidase, which yields MKSQISPLVRLSVSIVSFLFVLACSDKKPSQSAILGLVGTDQLAQSNGLDSELNSGSGLSRSVAPSLGSSPYLVGVGISDITGPAAEVGMMGFAETAQKTEGIYMRLWSRAYIIGDASKRVVFVSADLGMIFQSIKQAVSKKIATDGELAPYYSEANVLLSATHTHSGPGGYSHYFLYNATTAGFIKENFDVIVNGIYQSIKLAHQNLVPGNVYINQGELTDASKNRSVEAYDKNPASERNFYSSNVDQTMTLLKLVASDGRELGMVNWFAVHPTNVGPSNKLIGGDNKGLASYLFEKTKGTNYSANQTFVAAFAQSNAGDVTPNLWGPADGVNDYSRQNIIADKQYQKAVSLYQSANTQLTGSVDFRHTFVNFSNLYVSSVGTTTCPAGMGASFSAGSVEDNAVSVDFFDEGTTVDSLDWNTNTADAFKASFLGGALGVLWPTSVSESYKLCHAEKPVLIPTGVASFDGNPWTPPVIPIQIIKIGNLSILAIPAEVSTMAGRRIRSLVKNIMQNEYTVISALANSYTSYLTTREEYSSQQYEGASTQFGPHTLKAYEQEFGKLASALRNGVSVPNGPTPADLTNNQATFQTGVVFDDVPLFKSFGNVITQPSPSYASGSKVTAVFWGAHPKNNMLIGSSFVDIERQNGSTWTVVARDNDPSTTYRWQRDGIAYSKITTSWDSTAYPKGTYRIRHRGHWKSGWTGAITAYQGVTNNFTIQ from the coding sequence ATGAAATCCCAAATAAGTCCCTTGGTTCGCTTGAGTGTATCCATCGTGTCCTTTCTTTTTGTGCTGGCTTGTTCGGACAAAAAGCCGTCCCAGTCCGCCATACTTGGTTTAGTTGGAACCGACCAATTGGCACAATCGAATGGTTTGGATTCGGAACTTAATTCTGGTTCTGGCCTCAGTCGTTCCGTAGCTCCCAGTCTTGGTTCTTCTCCTTACTTAGTTGGTGTTGGAATCTCTGACATTACTGGGCCTGCAGCAGAAGTTGGTATGATGGGATTTGCAGAAACTGCACAAAAGACGGAAGGGATTTATATGCGCCTTTGGTCAAGAGCATACATCATTGGCGATGCTTCCAAACGTGTTGTGTTTGTCAGTGCTGATTTAGGAATGATTTTCCAATCCATCAAACAAGCAGTAAGCAAAAAAATTGCCACTGATGGGGAACTAGCACCATATTATTCTGAAGCCAATGTATTATTATCAGCAACTCATACACATAGTGGGCCAGGTGGTTATTCTCATTATTTTTTATACAACGCTACAACAGCAGGTTTCATTAAAGAAAACTTTGATGTGATAGTAAATGGAATATACCAATCAATCAAATTGGCTCATCAGAATTTAGTTCCAGGAAATGTTTATATCAACCAAGGAGAACTTACAGATGCGAGTAAAAACCGATCTGTTGAGGCATATGATAAAAATCCTGCAAGTGAACGTAATTTTTATTCATCCAATGTCGACCAAACAATGACTCTCTTAAAACTTGTGGCTTCTGATGGAAGAGAACTTGGAATGGTAAACTGGTTTGCAGTTCATCCAACAAATGTTGGACCTTCAAACAAACTCATTGGTGGAGATAATAAAGGATTGGCTTCTTATTTGTTTGAAAAAACAAAGGGAACCAACTATTCTGCAAACCAAACCTTTGTTGCTGCCTTTGCTCAGTCAAATGCGGGTGATGTAACTCCAAATTTATGGGGACCTGCTGATGGTGTGAATGATTATAGTAGGCAGAATATCATTGCAGATAAACAATACCAAAAAGCAGTCAGTTTATACCAATCTGCAAATACTCAATTGACTGGATCTGTTGATTTTCGTCATACATTTGTTAACTTTTCGAATCTCTATGTAAGTAGTGTCGGAACCACAACTTGTCCTGCAGGTATGGGTGCATCTTTTTCTGCTGGAAGTGTTGAAGACAATGCTGTCTCTGTTGATTTTTTTGATGAAGGAACTACTGTAGATTCTTTAGATTGGAATACAAATACTGCAGATGCATTCAAAGCGAGTTTTCTTGGAGGCGCTCTCGGAGTATTATGGCCAACTTCAGTGAGTGAATCATATAAGTTATGTCATGCGGAAAAACCAGTCCTCATTCCAACGGGTGTTGCAAGTTTTGATGGAAATCCTTGGACACCACCTGTCATTCCGATTCAAATTATCAAAATCGGAAATTTATCCATTTTAGCAATCCCTGCAGAAGTCTCAACAATGGCTGGGAGAAGGATTCGTTCTCTTGTAAAAAATATAATGCAAAACGAGTATACAGTCATTTCAGCATTAGCCAATTCCTACACTTCCTACCTCACGACAAGAGAAGAATATTCTTCCCAACAGTATGAAGGTGCCTCTACTCAATTTGGACCACACACACTAAAAGCGTATGAACAAGAATTTGGAAAATTAGCATCCGCTTTACGAAATGGTGTATCTGTTCCGAATGGTCCAACCCCAGCTGATCTGACAAATAACCAAGCTACATTCCAAACTGGAGTTGTATTTGATGATGTTCCTTTATTTAAAAGTTTTGGAAATGTGATCACACAACCGTCTCCTAGTTATGCAAGTGGATCTAAAGTAACGGCTGTTTTCTGGGGTGCTCATCCAAAAAACAATATGTTAATTGGAAGTAGCTTTGTCGACATTGAACGACAAAACGGTTCCACATGGACAGTGGTTGCCCGAGACAACGATCCATCTACCACTTATAGATGGCAACGAGATGGAATCGCATATTCGAAAATTACAACATCCTGGGATTCTACTGCGTATCCAAAAGGAACTTATCGCATTCGCCATCGTGGCCACTGGAAATCGGGTTGGACTGGTGCCATCACTGCCTACCAAGGAGTGACAAACAATTTTACGATCCAATAG
- a CDS encoding cellulase family glycosylhydrolase, giving the protein MEQRIKGIFKWRQIVSCLVTTLCLFCAPTNEGPKLLLPFVQTSQTETNFGSQTFGSEKSITEPTNLIHDLNYLNSAETRELFVSYKSFGNNTDAIWIDGLGRETTFRGFNVSGNVKLVEHGFKPFKNVNDIEIALNGLTKTTGSNIIRYTIAWEGVHPEVDKIDYSYLDEVISQIKKVTSKHIYVLLDYHQDLFSRHLFNQNSWHTGNGAPLWITKNGNYPKEYCGIVCASWSQNNLTNEAIRRAFRNFWNNAPVNTASGVRYMQTEYLWQIEKTVSYIKNQLSSEEFSYIIGLDPFNEPVDGGMEGLTPKRWDNEKLWPMYQKIRTILNQNGWANKWVFAEPLVFWNTNIGSAIAPATGGGHLNAPPGQGFVFNSHFYDAGRMGTDLTGIDNATYFKYLDEIRTEARFLKIPMFLSEFGMWLKGTGAKDTPRMINAVYQAMEISDKEQSTKTRFADFYNPVVSGTQWHWDYYYDHHAEYKNGNPNNLVTTKDAWNDEDFSVVGNYGTSLNVDPFVISRAYVRKSQGRLFTSHYNAIGFDTWNKMFSWAAIKPGNNEVKQFGDKRFLIVIWRGRSSDAPSEFYLPPHFDPSKVIVMTEKKLYTGVIPNVPTNQPNEVVIIADPKREIGSGNVLYLWDDLDLDENQSTSFHYALIVNKENTTYPTANLQELQSKLNQRILVEGKSPIYLIGKMTYAGYPNE; this is encoded by the coding sequence ATGGAACAACGAATCAAAGGAATCTTTAAGTGGAGACAAATTGTAAGCTGTCTAGTAACAACCTTATGTTTGTTTTGTGCACCAACGAACGAAGGACCCAAACTCCTACTTCCATTTGTACAAACATCTCAAACGGAAACAAACTTTGGTTCTCAGACTTTCGGTAGTGAAAAGTCCATTACAGAACCTACAAATTTGATTCATGATCTAAATTATCTCAATTCCGCAGAAACTCGTGAGTTATTTGTTTCCTATAAATCATTTGGAAATAACACGGATGCCATTTGGATTGATGGACTTGGACGTGAAACTACATTCAGAGGGTTTAATGTATCTGGTAACGTTAAATTAGTCGAACATGGATTCAAACCGTTCAAAAATGTAAATGATATAGAAATTGCATTGAATGGACTAACGAAGACAACTGGTTCCAATATCATTCGTTACACAATTGCATGGGAAGGTGTTCATCCAGAAGTTGATAAAATTGATTATTCTTATTTGGATGAAGTGATTTCTCAAATTAAAAAAGTAACTTCGAAACATATTTACGTTCTACTTGATTACCACCAAGATTTGTTTTCAAGACACTTATTCAATCAGAACTCCTGGCATACGGGAAATGGTGCACCTTTATGGATTACTAAAAATGGTAATTATCCAAAAGAATATTGTGGTATTGTATGTGCCAGTTGGAGTCAAAATAATTTAACAAACGAAGCAATTCGAAGAGCCTTTAGAAACTTCTGGAATAATGCTCCAGTGAATACTGCGTCTGGTGTCCGTTATATGCAAACGGAATACCTTTGGCAAATTGAAAAAACTGTTTCTTATATTAAAAATCAGTTATCATCAGAAGAGTTTTCTTACATCATAGGGTTAGATCCATTTAATGAACCAGTCGATGGAGGGATGGAAGGTTTAACCCCAAAACGATGGGATAATGAAAAACTCTGGCCCATGTACCAAAAAATTAGAACCATCCTCAATCAAAATGGCTGGGCAAACAAATGGGTATTTGCTGAACCACTTGTGTTTTGGAATACAAACATTGGTTCTGCGATTGCTCCTGCTACTGGTGGTGGACATTTAAATGCTCCTCCCGGCCAAGGATTTGTCTTCAATTCCCATTTTTATGATGCAGGGAGGATGGGAACAGATTTAACTGGAATCGACAATGCCACATATTTTAAATACTTAGATGAAATTAGAACAGAAGCAAGGTTCTTAAAAATACCAATGTTTTTAAGTGAATTTGGCATGTGGTTAAAAGGAACTGGTGCCAAAGACACTCCTCGTATGATCAATGCAGTTTACCAAGCCATGGAAATTTCCGACAAAGAACAATCGACAAAAACCAGATTTGCCGATTTTTACAATCCAGTTGTTTCAGGGACTCAGTGGCATTGGGATTATTATTATGACCACCATGCTGAATACAAAAATGGAAATCCAAACAACCTCGTTACAACAAAAGATGCGTGGAATGATGAAGACTTCTCCGTGGTTGGAAATTATGGAACCAGTTTGAATGTAGATCCATTTGTCATCTCAAGAGCCTATGTTCGTAAATCACAAGGCCGTCTATTCACAAGTCATTACAATGCAATTGGGTTTGATACTTGGAATAAAATGTTTTCTTGGGCAGCAATCAAACCAGGAAACAATGAAGTCAAACAATTTGGAGACAAACGATTTTTAATCGTTATCTGGAGAGGAAGGTCTTCTGACGCACCTTCCGAATTTTATCTACCACCACATTTTGATCCTTCAAAAGTCATCGTAATGACTGAAAAAAAATTGTACACAGGTGTAATACCAAATGTTCCAACAAACCAACCAAATGAAGTTGTGATTATAGCTGATCCAAAAAGGGAAATAGGATCTGGAAATGTTTTATACCTTTGGGATGATTTGGATTTGGATGAAAACCAATCTACTTCCTTTCATTATGCACTCATTGTAAACAAGGAAAATACAACGTATCCCACTGCCAACTTACAAGAACTCCAATCTAAGTTAAACCAAAGGATTCTTGTAGAAGGAAAAAGTCCGATTTACCTCATCGGTAAGATGACTTACGCTGGATACCCGAACGAATGA
- a CDS encoding LLM class flavin-dependent oxidoreductase, translating into MKLSILDLVFINQGQTTKEAIQNSVRVAKVVETFGYHRIWIAEHHNFPSIASAATSVVIGHLAEQTKSIRVGAGGIMLPNHSPLVIAEQFGTLESLYPNRIDLGLGRAPGTDQLTLRALRRDPMASQHFPEDVKELLEYLSSDRKDGMVNAIPGYGTNIPVWILGSSLFGAQLAALLGLPFAFASHFAPTYLKDAVTIYKKQFRPSQYLQSPYAMIAMNVVAADTDEEANHLFTSVEQSFLGILRNKRAPFPPPVPSMDSLWSEQEKQMAKQMLSVSAVGSKETIVQKINKIQEEIQADELIVVSSVYDTDKRIRSFEILMEVQDQIFDPSTARAVKN; encoded by the coding sequence GTGAAACTTTCAATCTTAGATTTAGTTTTTATCAACCAAGGCCAGACTACAAAAGAAGCAATTCAAAATAGTGTGCGTGTGGCAAAGGTAGTAGAAACATTCGGTTATCATCGAATATGGATCGCAGAACATCATAATTTCCCTTCCATTGCGAGTGCTGCAACATCAGTCGTCATCGGTCATCTAGCGGAACAAACAAAATCCATTCGTGTAGGAGCTGGTGGCATCATGTTACCAAACCACTCCCCACTCGTGATTGCTGAACAATTTGGAACATTAGAAAGTTTATATCCGAACCGGATTGACTTAGGGTTAGGCAGAGCTCCAGGGACTGACCAGCTCACCTTACGAGCATTACGTAGAGACCCGATGGCATCTCAACATTTCCCTGAAGATGTCAAAGAACTTTTAGAATATTTATCTTCAGACAGAAAAGATGGAATGGTAAATGCTATCCCAGGTTATGGAACCAATATTCCGGTTTGGATTTTGGGTTCTAGTTTATTTGGAGCACAACTTGCTGCGCTACTTGGTTTACCATTTGCATTTGCATCTCATTTTGCTCCTACTTATTTAAAAGATGCTGTTACAATTTATAAAAAACAATTTCGTCCATCGCAATACTTACAATCACCCTATGCTATGATTGCAATGAATGTTGTCGCAGCCGACACTGACGAAGAAGCGAATCATCTATTCACAAGTGTCGAACAGTCATTTCTTGGTATACTCAGAAATAAACGTGCTCCTTTTCCACCTCCCGTCCCATCAATGGATAGTTTATGGTCTGAACAAGAGAAACAAATGGCAAAACAAATGTTATCCGTTTCAGCGGTAGGATCCAAAGAGACAATTGTCCAGAAAATAAACAAAATACAAGAAGAGATCCAAGCTGATGAATTGATTGTTGTATCCTCTGTTTACGACACAGATAAAAGGATCCGTTCTTTTGAGATCCTGATGGAAGTCCAAGACCAAATTTTTGATCCCTCTACAGCGAGAGCTGTGAAAAATTAG
- a CDS encoding alpha/beta hydrolase family esterase: MPFRKRFYSLIFILLCVFTMDSCERGFIRSTLKEKFQKKISDLPAPNAITDLTQRITTPGDYVFSTIHQEIIRYYKIHVPKSYSQDTAVPLLFVFHGGGGDMEIQSKEEYYHQISKSEELGHIVVFPNGYSVYKSGKFATWNAGNCCGEAKKANIDDLGFVKVILGHLTEKMNIDKKRIYSTGMSNGAMMSYQIACSMADQFSGITAVAGTDNTIDCKPSKPISIFHIHAKNDDKVLFYGGAGSSFTDRTLITDFVSVPKTVSKWVQWNGCHPTPKIVLQNKDVTCEEYHECKEGVTVKLCVTEDGGHSWPGGKKPSLLLGGESPTKAIIANDVMWDFFKSHPNQ, from the coding sequence ATGCCATTTCGAAAACGATTCTATTCTTTGATTTTCATTTTGCTTTGTGTTTTCACTATGGATTCTTGCGAACGAGGTTTCATACGTTCAACCCTCAAAGAAAAATTCCAGAAAAAAATCAGTGATTTACCTGCTCCGAACGCGATAACTGATCTCACCCAGCGCATTACAACCCCAGGTGACTATGTGTTTTCGACCATTCACCAAGAGATCATTCGTTATTATAAAATCCATGTTCCCAAAAGTTACAGTCAAGATACAGCTGTCCCACTTTTATTTGTTTTCCACGGTGGTGGAGGTGATATGGAAATCCAATCAAAGGAAGAGTATTACCACCAAATTTCCAAATCAGAAGAATTAGGACACATCGTTGTATTTCCGAATGGATACAGTGTATACAAATCAGGAAAGTTTGCGACTTGGAATGCGGGCAATTGTTGTGGGGAAGCAAAAAAGGCGAATATAGATGACCTTGGTTTTGTAAAAGTTATCCTCGGCCACCTAACAGAAAAAATGAACATCGACAAAAAAAGAATTTATTCCACTGGAATGTCGAATGGGGCAATGATGTCTTATCAAATTGCATGTTCAATGGCAGATCAATTTTCTGGGATCACTGCTGTGGCAGGAACTGATAATACAATAGATTGCAAACCCTCCAAACCAATTTCCATTTTTCATATACATGCTAAAAATGATGATAAAGTATTATTTTATGGTGGAGCAGGTTCTAGTTTCACTGACAGAACTCTCATTACGGATTTTGTTTCTGTTCCGAAAACTGTATCCAAATGGGTACAATGGAACGGTTGTCATCCAACACCAAAAATTGTGTTACAAAATAAAGATGTCACTTGTGAAGAGTATCACGAATGCAAAGAAGGTGTGACAGTGAAACTCTGTGTGACAGAAGATGGTGGGCATTCTTGGCCAGGTGGTAAAAAACCTTCTCTTCTGTTAGGTGGTGAATCTCCTACAAAAGCGATCATTGCCAATGATGTGATGTGGGATTTTTTCAAATCCCATCCCAATCAGTAA
- a CDS encoding cysteine-rich CWC family protein has translation MKESTPNKKPIQDSTYNSQESMIKHEEKICPNCLRIFECKVGSIQLCQCTKVQLTKEETEYLATQYTDCLCFECMEALAFEYRVNQKLVQLPWKL, from the coding sequence TTGAAAGAATCAACCCCAAACAAAAAACCAATCCAAGATTCAACTTACAATTCCCAAGAGTCAATGATCAAACATGAGGAAAAAATTTGCCCCAACTGTTTGCGAATTTTTGAATGTAAGGTTGGTTCCATTCAATTGTGCCAATGTACAAAGGTTCAATTGACAAAGGAAGAAACTGAATATTTGGCAACTCAGTATACAGATTGTTTGTGTTTCGAATGTATGGAGGCATTGGCATTCGAATACAGAGTGAACCAGAAGTTAGTTCAATTGCCTTGGAAATTATGA